A genomic segment from Daphnia pulex isolate KAP4 chromosome 5, ASM2113471v1 encodes:
- the LOC124194219 gene encoding synaptic vesicle membrane protein VAT-1 homolog-like isoform X2 has translation MLCEEQHETPSNLYSSRDVLDVNEKSGENPLPTCMENTASEGRQEEGSFCQSEEIQKEIEELRRRDEEECRLKQQFVRSRIDQHLIQNGGDLSLLLSQHTVPNEVKCVQLTHFGQTKNIQSDKVPLPLPMKGDVLIRSHSCGVNFHDTMTRNGILDNWVRSTKPPFIMGSEVAGEIVGLGKNVTDLKLGDRVMALPERKAWSEYVVCREEYCFKIPDQMSYHEAVALTVDGIVSHSLLFQMGNLSPGKAVLLHSTPGGLGTLVTQMARIVPNTRIFKITTERMDGKHVESSDHAVHYIERDTDYVSEIRNSYPHGVDLVLDGLHESNFHRDFNLLSPMGKYVLFGNRTTNGGLFDTAKSVSMIKCNYFCYLAYRCLKIKIFYFQFYLQWLGQEKVTPLKLYEENKSVCGFNLRNLLYFQKDRRYIRETFDKVCQMWQDGEIQAVFDCILQFDDFNEALQHVQEHGQVGKVILDPRISKEDSLNERDYYLLAKKNVKHRRRQEKSLVKKLEDEMAKREKTSWEDEEDEEDEEDEEDDEDDDEEEEAEEEKEPSATLRYDDPENITLPTSKKEEENLERKISPDLHEGNEHKHVHGFLGKLREVFSPNV, from the exons ATGTTGTGTGAAGAACAGCATGAAACCCCATCGAATCTGTACAGCAGTCGAGATGTCCTCGATGTGAATGAAAAATCAGGTGAAAATCCATTACCAACATGTATGGAAAATACAGCATCCGAAGGTCGTCAGGAAGAAGGTTCCTTCTGTCAATCAGAGGAAATTCaga aagaaattgaagaactCCGTCGGCGAGATGAAGAAGAGTGTCGCCTTAAGCAACAATTTGTTAGGAGTAGAATCGACCAACACCTGATCCAGAATGGAGGAGacctttctcttttgcttAGTCAACATACTGTGCCTAATGAAGTGAAGTGCGTCCAGCTAACTCACTTCGGTCAAACGAAAAATATACAATCGGACAAAGTACCGCTACCCTTACCGATGAAAGGCGATGTCCTCATTCGTTCTCATTCCTG TGGAGTTAATTTCCACGACACTATGACGCGCAACGGAATTCTGGACAATTGGGTTCGATCCACGAAGCCTCCTTTCATCATGGGAAGTGAAGTCGCTGGTGAAATCGTTGgattgggaaaaaatgttACTGATTTGAAG TTAGGAGATCGTGTTATGGCTCTTCCGGAACGCAAAGCCTGGAGTGAATATGTTGTCTGTCGGGAGGAATACTGCTTCAAAATTCCTGATCAGATGAGCTATCACGAAGCTGTAGCTTTGACCGTCGATGGAATCGTATCCCATTCTTTGCTTTTCCAAATGGGTAATCTAAGTCCCGGCAAAGCTGTTCTCCTACACTCGACTCCTGGGGGATTG gGGACTTTGGTGACTCAAATGGCGCGCATCGTGCCCAATACTCGCATCTTTAAAATTACCACGGAAAGGATGGATGGCAAACATGTCGAGTCTTCAGATCATGCAGTTCACTACATTGAGCGTGACACAGACTATGTTTCTGAGATCCGTAACAGCTACCCACACGGAGTTGATTTAGTCTTAGATGGTCTACACGAGTCTAATTTCCATCGGGATTTTAATCTGCTGAGTCCCATGGGCAAATATGTTCTCTTCGGAAATCGAACAACTAACGGCGGACTCTTCGACACCGCAAAATCTGTAAGTATGATCAAGTGTAATTATTTCTGTTATCTGGCTTACCGAtgtctgaaaattaaaatcttctattttcaattttatttgcagtGGTTGGGGCAGGAAAAAGTAACGCCATTGAAACTCTACGAGGAGAACAAGAGTGTCTGTGGCTTCAACCTGCGTAATCTGTTGTACTTCCAGAAGGATCGCCGCTACATCCGCGAAACATTCGACAAAGTCTGTCAAATGTGGCAAGACGGGGAAATTCAAGCCGTTTTCGATTGCATCCTTCAATTTGATGAC TTTAATGAAGCACTGCAGCACGTACAAGAGCATGGACAAGTTGGCAAAGTAATTCTTGATCCAAGAATTTCGAAAGAAGATTCGCTTAACGAGCGTGACTACTACTTGTTGGCAAAGAAGAACGTAAAACACCGACGGAGACAGGAAAAATCTTTGGTGAAGAAATTAGAGGATGAGATGgcgaaacgagaaaaaacatCATGGgaggatgaagaagacgaagaagatgaagaagacgaagaagacgatgaagacgacgatgaagaagaagaagcggaagagGAGAAGGAACCATCGGCAACGCTGCGATATG ATGATCCTGAAAATATTACCTTGCCAACTagcaagaaagaagaggagaattTAGAGCGCAAGATTTCGCCTGATTTGCATGAAGGAAATGAACACAAGCACGTGCACGGATTTTTGGGAAAACTGCGCGAGGTGTTCTCTCCCAATGTTTAG
- the LOC124194219 gene encoding synaptic vesicle membrane protein VAT-1 homolog-like isoform X4, with protein sequence MLCEEQHETPSNLYSSRDVLDVNEKSGENPLPTCMENTASEGRQEEGSFCQSEEIQSKIFNINVRFPCLNSFNVIKINVEEIEELRRRDEEECRLKQQFVRSRIDQHLIQNGGDLSLLLSQHTVPNEVKCVQLTHFGQTKNIQSDKVPLPLPMKGDVLIRSHSCGVNFHDTMTRNGILDNWVRSTKPPFIMGSEVAGEIVGLGKNVTDLKLGDRVMALPERKAWSEYVVCREEYCFKIPDQMSYHEAVALTVDGIVSHSLLFQMGNLSPGKAVLLHSTPGGLGTLVTQMARIVPNTRIFKITTERMDGKHVESSDHAVHYIERDTDYVSEIRNSYPHGVDLVLDGLHESNFHRDFNLLSPMGKYVLFGNRTTNGGLFDTAKSWLGQEKVTPLKLYEENKSVCGFNLRNLLYFQKDRRYIRETFDKVCQMWQDGEIQAVFDCILQFDDFNEALQHVQEHGQVGKVILDPRISKEDSLNERDYYLLAKKNVKHRRRQEKSLVKKLEDEMAKREKTSWEDEEDEEDEEDEEDDEDDDEEEEAEEEKEPSATLRYDDPENITLPTSKKEEENLERKISPDLHEGNEHKHVHGFLGKLREVFSPNV encoded by the exons ATGTTGTGTGAAGAACAGCATGAAACCCCATCGAATCTGTACAGCAGTCGAGATGTCCTCGATGTGAATGAAAAATCAGGTGAAAATCCATTACCAACATGTATGGAAAATACAGCATCCGAAGGTCGTCAGGAAGAAGGTTCCTTCTGTCAATCAGAGGAAATTCagagtaaaatttttaacattaacGTACGTTTTCCTTGTCTTAATTCATTCAAcgtaattaaaattaatgtagaagaaattgaagaactCCGTCGGCGAGATGAAGAAGAGTGTCGCCTTAAGCAACAATTTGTTAGGAGTAGAATCGACCAACACCTGATCCAGAATGGAGGAGacctttctcttttgcttAGTCAACATACTGTGCCTAATGAAGTGAAGTGCGTCCAGCTAACTCACTTCGGTCAAACGAAAAATATACAATCGGACAAAGTACCGCTACCCTTACCGATGAAAGGCGATGTCCTCATTCGTTCTCATTCCTG TGGAGTTAATTTCCACGACACTATGACGCGCAACGGAATTCTGGACAATTGGGTTCGATCCACGAAGCCTCCTTTCATCATGGGAAGTGAAGTCGCTGGTGAAATCGTTGgattgggaaaaaatgttACTGATTTGAAG TTAGGAGATCGTGTTATGGCTCTTCCGGAACGCAAAGCCTGGAGTGAATATGTTGTCTGTCGGGAGGAATACTGCTTCAAAATTCCTGATCAGATGAGCTATCACGAAGCTGTAGCTTTGACCGTCGATGGAATCGTATCCCATTCTTTGCTTTTCCAAATGGGTAATCTAAGTCCCGGCAAAGCTGTTCTCCTACACTCGACTCCTGGGGGATTG gGGACTTTGGTGACTCAAATGGCGCGCATCGTGCCCAATACTCGCATCTTTAAAATTACCACGGAAAGGATGGATGGCAAACATGTCGAGTCTTCAGATCATGCAGTTCACTACATTGAGCGTGACACAGACTATGTTTCTGAGATCCGTAACAGCTACCCACACGGAGTTGATTTAGTCTTAGATGGTCTACACGAGTCTAATTTCCATCGGGATTTTAATCTGCTGAGTCCCATGGGCAAATATGTTCTCTTCGGAAATCGAACAACTAACGGCGGACTCTTCGACACCGCAAAATCT tGGTTGGGGCAGGAAAAAGTAACGCCATTGAAACTCTACGAGGAGAACAAGAGTGTCTGTGGCTTCAACCTGCGTAATCTGTTGTACTTCCAGAAGGATCGCCGCTACATCCGCGAAACATTCGACAAAGTCTGTCAAATGTGGCAAGACGGGGAAATTCAAGCCGTTTTCGATTGCATCCTTCAATTTGATGAC TTTAATGAAGCACTGCAGCACGTACAAGAGCATGGACAAGTTGGCAAAGTAATTCTTGATCCAAGAATTTCGAAAGAAGATTCGCTTAACGAGCGTGACTACTACTTGTTGGCAAAGAAGAACGTAAAACACCGACGGAGACAGGAAAAATCTTTGGTGAAGAAATTAGAGGATGAGATGgcgaaacgagaaaaaacatCATGGgaggatgaagaagacgaagaagatgaagaagacgaagaagacgatgaagacgacgatgaagaagaagaagcggaagagGAGAAGGAACCATCGGCAACGCTGCGATATG ATGATCCTGAAAATATTACCTTGCCAACTagcaagaaagaagaggagaattTAGAGCGCAAGATTTCGCCTGATTTGCATGAAGGAAATGAACACAAGCACGTGCACGGATTTTTGGGAAAACTGCGCGAGGTGTTCTCTCCCAATGTTTAG
- the LOC124194219 gene encoding synaptic vesicle membrane protein VAT-1 homolog-like isoform X1: MLCEEQHETPSNLYSSRDVLDVNEKSGENPLPTCMENTASEGRQEEGSFCQSEEIQSKIFNINVRFPCLNSFNVIKINVEEIEELRRRDEEECRLKQQFVRSRIDQHLIQNGGDLSLLLSQHTVPNEVKCVQLTHFGQTKNIQSDKVPLPLPMKGDVLIRSHSCGVNFHDTMTRNGILDNWVRSTKPPFIMGSEVAGEIVGLGKNVTDLKLGDRVMALPERKAWSEYVVCREEYCFKIPDQMSYHEAVALTVDGIVSHSLLFQMGNLSPGKAVLLHSTPGGLGTLVTQMARIVPNTRIFKITTERMDGKHVESSDHAVHYIERDTDYVSEIRNSYPHGVDLVLDGLHESNFHRDFNLLSPMGKYVLFGNRTTNGGLFDTAKSVSMIKCNYFCYLAYRCLKIKIFYFQFYLQWLGQEKVTPLKLYEENKSVCGFNLRNLLYFQKDRRYIRETFDKVCQMWQDGEIQAVFDCILQFDDFNEALQHVQEHGQVGKVILDPRISKEDSLNERDYYLLAKKNVKHRRRQEKSLVKKLEDEMAKREKTSWEDEEDEEDEEDEEDDEDDDEEEEAEEEKEPSATLRYDDPENITLPTSKKEEENLERKISPDLHEGNEHKHVHGFLGKLREVFSPNV, encoded by the exons ATGTTGTGTGAAGAACAGCATGAAACCCCATCGAATCTGTACAGCAGTCGAGATGTCCTCGATGTGAATGAAAAATCAGGTGAAAATCCATTACCAACATGTATGGAAAATACAGCATCCGAAGGTCGTCAGGAAGAAGGTTCCTTCTGTCAATCAGAGGAAATTCagagtaaaatttttaacattaacGTACGTTTTCCTTGTCTTAATTCATTCAAcgtaattaaaattaatgtagaagaaattgaagaactCCGTCGGCGAGATGAAGAAGAGTGTCGCCTTAAGCAACAATTTGTTAGGAGTAGAATCGACCAACACCTGATCCAGAATGGAGGAGacctttctcttttgcttAGTCAACATACTGTGCCTAATGAAGTGAAGTGCGTCCAGCTAACTCACTTCGGTCAAACGAAAAATATACAATCGGACAAAGTACCGCTACCCTTACCGATGAAAGGCGATGTCCTCATTCGTTCTCATTCCTG TGGAGTTAATTTCCACGACACTATGACGCGCAACGGAATTCTGGACAATTGGGTTCGATCCACGAAGCCTCCTTTCATCATGGGAAGTGAAGTCGCTGGTGAAATCGTTGgattgggaaaaaatgttACTGATTTGAAG TTAGGAGATCGTGTTATGGCTCTTCCGGAACGCAAAGCCTGGAGTGAATATGTTGTCTGTCGGGAGGAATACTGCTTCAAAATTCCTGATCAGATGAGCTATCACGAAGCTGTAGCTTTGACCGTCGATGGAATCGTATCCCATTCTTTGCTTTTCCAAATGGGTAATCTAAGTCCCGGCAAAGCTGTTCTCCTACACTCGACTCCTGGGGGATTG gGGACTTTGGTGACTCAAATGGCGCGCATCGTGCCCAATACTCGCATCTTTAAAATTACCACGGAAAGGATGGATGGCAAACATGTCGAGTCTTCAGATCATGCAGTTCACTACATTGAGCGTGACACAGACTATGTTTCTGAGATCCGTAACAGCTACCCACACGGAGTTGATTTAGTCTTAGATGGTCTACACGAGTCTAATTTCCATCGGGATTTTAATCTGCTGAGTCCCATGGGCAAATATGTTCTCTTCGGAAATCGAACAACTAACGGCGGACTCTTCGACACCGCAAAATCTGTAAGTATGATCAAGTGTAATTATTTCTGTTATCTGGCTTACCGAtgtctgaaaattaaaatcttctattttcaattttatttgcagtGGTTGGGGCAGGAAAAAGTAACGCCATTGAAACTCTACGAGGAGAACAAGAGTGTCTGTGGCTTCAACCTGCGTAATCTGTTGTACTTCCAGAAGGATCGCCGCTACATCCGCGAAACATTCGACAAAGTCTGTCAAATGTGGCAAGACGGGGAAATTCAAGCCGTTTTCGATTGCATCCTTCAATTTGATGAC TTTAATGAAGCACTGCAGCACGTACAAGAGCATGGACAAGTTGGCAAAGTAATTCTTGATCCAAGAATTTCGAAAGAAGATTCGCTTAACGAGCGTGACTACTACTTGTTGGCAAAGAAGAACGTAAAACACCGACGGAGACAGGAAAAATCTTTGGTGAAGAAATTAGAGGATGAGATGgcgaaacgagaaaaaacatCATGGgaggatgaagaagacgaagaagatgaagaagacgaagaagacgatgaagacgacgatgaagaagaagaagcggaagagGAGAAGGAACCATCGGCAACGCTGCGATATG ATGATCCTGAAAATATTACCTTGCCAACTagcaagaaagaagaggagaattTAGAGCGCAAGATTTCGCCTGATTTGCATGAAGGAAATGAACACAAGCACGTGCACGGATTTTTGGGAAAACTGCGCGAGGTGTTCTCTCCCAATGTTTAG
- the LOC124194219 gene encoding synaptic vesicle membrane protein VAT-1 homolog-like isoform X3, which yields MLCEEQHETPSNLYSSRDVLDVNEKSGENPLPTCMENTASEGRQEEGSFCQSEEIQSKIFNINVRFPCLNSFNVIKINVEEIEELRRRDEEECRLKQQFVRSRIDQHLIQNGGDLSLLLSQHTVPNEVKCVQLTHFGQTKNIQSDKVPLPLPMKGDVLIRSHSCGVNFHDTMTRNGILDNWVRSTKPPFIMGSEVAGEIVGLGKNVTDLKLGDRVMALPERKAWSEYVVCREEYCFKIPDQMSYHEAVALTVDGIVSHSLLFQMGNLSPGKAVLLHSTPGGLGTLVTQMARIVPNTRIFKITTERMDGKHVESSDHAVHYIERDTDYVSEIRNSYPHGVDLVLDGLHESNFHRDFNLLSPMGKYVLFGNRTTNGGLFDTAKSVSMIKCNYFCYLAYRCLKIKIFYFQFYLQWLGQEKVTPLKLYEENKSVCGFNLRNLLYFQKDRRYIRETFDKVCQMWQDGEIQAVFDCILQFDDFNEALQHVQEHGQVGKVILDPRISKEDSLNERDYYLLAKKNVKHRRRQEKSLVKKLEDEMAKREKTSWEDEEDEEDEEDEEDDEDDDEEEEAEEEKEPSATLRYGDENSGVFPYYFPIPMPYFSTVGPYCD from the exons ATGTTGTGTGAAGAACAGCATGAAACCCCATCGAATCTGTACAGCAGTCGAGATGTCCTCGATGTGAATGAAAAATCAGGTGAAAATCCATTACCAACATGTATGGAAAATACAGCATCCGAAGGTCGTCAGGAAGAAGGTTCCTTCTGTCAATCAGAGGAAATTCagagtaaaatttttaacattaacGTACGTTTTCCTTGTCTTAATTCATTCAAcgtaattaaaattaatgtagaagaaattgaagaactCCGTCGGCGAGATGAAGAAGAGTGTCGCCTTAAGCAACAATTTGTTAGGAGTAGAATCGACCAACACCTGATCCAGAATGGAGGAGacctttctcttttgcttAGTCAACATACTGTGCCTAATGAAGTGAAGTGCGTCCAGCTAACTCACTTCGGTCAAACGAAAAATATACAATCGGACAAAGTACCGCTACCCTTACCGATGAAAGGCGATGTCCTCATTCGTTCTCATTCCTG TGGAGTTAATTTCCACGACACTATGACGCGCAACGGAATTCTGGACAATTGGGTTCGATCCACGAAGCCTCCTTTCATCATGGGAAGTGAAGTCGCTGGTGAAATCGTTGgattgggaaaaaatgttACTGATTTGAAG TTAGGAGATCGTGTTATGGCTCTTCCGGAACGCAAAGCCTGGAGTGAATATGTTGTCTGTCGGGAGGAATACTGCTTCAAAATTCCTGATCAGATGAGCTATCACGAAGCTGTAGCTTTGACCGTCGATGGAATCGTATCCCATTCTTTGCTTTTCCAAATGGGTAATCTAAGTCCCGGCAAAGCTGTTCTCCTACACTCGACTCCTGGGGGATTG gGGACTTTGGTGACTCAAATGGCGCGCATCGTGCCCAATACTCGCATCTTTAAAATTACCACGGAAAGGATGGATGGCAAACATGTCGAGTCTTCAGATCATGCAGTTCACTACATTGAGCGTGACACAGACTATGTTTCTGAGATCCGTAACAGCTACCCACACGGAGTTGATTTAGTCTTAGATGGTCTACACGAGTCTAATTTCCATCGGGATTTTAATCTGCTGAGTCCCATGGGCAAATATGTTCTCTTCGGAAATCGAACAACTAACGGCGGACTCTTCGACACCGCAAAATCTGTAAGTATGATCAAGTGTAATTATTTCTGTTATCTGGCTTACCGAtgtctgaaaattaaaatcttctattttcaattttatttgcagtGGTTGGGGCAGGAAAAAGTAACGCCATTGAAACTCTACGAGGAGAACAAGAGTGTCTGTGGCTTCAACCTGCGTAATCTGTTGTACTTCCAGAAGGATCGCCGCTACATCCGCGAAACATTCGACAAAGTCTGTCAAATGTGGCAAGACGGGGAAATTCAAGCCGTTTTCGATTGCATCCTTCAATTTGATGAC TTTAATGAAGCACTGCAGCACGTACAAGAGCATGGACAAGTTGGCAAAGTAATTCTTGATCCAAGAATTTCGAAAGAAGATTCGCTTAACGAGCGTGACTACTACTTGTTGGCAAAGAAGAACGTAAAACACCGACGGAGACAGGAAAAATCTTTGGTGAAGAAATTAGAGGATGAGATGgcgaaacgagaaaaaacatCATGGgaggatgaagaagacgaagaagatgaagaagacgaagaagacgatgaagacgacgatgaagaagaagaagcggaagagGAGAAGGAACCATCGGCAACGCTGCGATATGGTGATGAGAATTCTGGAGTGTTCCCTTACTATTTTCCTATACCTATGCCATATTTCTCTACAGTTGGCCCATATTGCGACTAA
- the LOC124194219 gene encoding synaptic vesicle membrane protein VAT-1 homolog-like isoform X5, producing the protein MLCEEQHETPSNLYSSRDVLDVNEKSGENPLPTCMENTASEGRQEEGSFCQSEEIQKEIEELRRRDEEECRLKQQFVRSRIDQHLIQNGGDLSLLLSQHTVPNEVKCVQLTHFGQTKNIQSDKVPLPLPMKGDVLIRSHSCGVNFHDTMTRNGILDNWVRSTKPPFIMGSEVAGEIVGLGKNVTDLKLGDRVMALPERKAWSEYVVCREEYCFKIPDQMSYHEAVALTVDGIVSHSLLFQMGNLSPGKAVLLHSTPGGLGTLVTQMARIVPNTRIFKITTERMDGKHVESSDHAVHYIERDTDYVSEIRNSYPHGVDLVLDGLHESNFHRDFNLLSPMGKYVLFGNRTTNGGLFDTAKSWLGQEKVTPLKLYEENKSVCGFNLRNLLYFQKDRRYIRETFDKVCQMWQDGEIQAVFDCILQFDDFNEALQHVQEHGQVGKVILDPRISKEDSLNERDYYLLAKKNVKHRRRQEKSLVKKLEDEMAKREKTSWEDEEDEEDEEDEEDDEDDDEEEEAEEEKEPSATLRYDDPENITLPTSKKEEENLERKISPDLHEGNEHKHVHGFLGKLREVFSPNV; encoded by the exons ATGTTGTGTGAAGAACAGCATGAAACCCCATCGAATCTGTACAGCAGTCGAGATGTCCTCGATGTGAATGAAAAATCAGGTGAAAATCCATTACCAACATGTATGGAAAATACAGCATCCGAAGGTCGTCAGGAAGAAGGTTCCTTCTGTCAATCAGAGGAAATTCaga aagaaattgaagaactCCGTCGGCGAGATGAAGAAGAGTGTCGCCTTAAGCAACAATTTGTTAGGAGTAGAATCGACCAACACCTGATCCAGAATGGAGGAGacctttctcttttgcttAGTCAACATACTGTGCCTAATGAAGTGAAGTGCGTCCAGCTAACTCACTTCGGTCAAACGAAAAATATACAATCGGACAAAGTACCGCTACCCTTACCGATGAAAGGCGATGTCCTCATTCGTTCTCATTCCTG TGGAGTTAATTTCCACGACACTATGACGCGCAACGGAATTCTGGACAATTGGGTTCGATCCACGAAGCCTCCTTTCATCATGGGAAGTGAAGTCGCTGGTGAAATCGTTGgattgggaaaaaatgttACTGATTTGAAG TTAGGAGATCGTGTTATGGCTCTTCCGGAACGCAAAGCCTGGAGTGAATATGTTGTCTGTCGGGAGGAATACTGCTTCAAAATTCCTGATCAGATGAGCTATCACGAAGCTGTAGCTTTGACCGTCGATGGAATCGTATCCCATTCTTTGCTTTTCCAAATGGGTAATCTAAGTCCCGGCAAAGCTGTTCTCCTACACTCGACTCCTGGGGGATTG gGGACTTTGGTGACTCAAATGGCGCGCATCGTGCCCAATACTCGCATCTTTAAAATTACCACGGAAAGGATGGATGGCAAACATGTCGAGTCTTCAGATCATGCAGTTCACTACATTGAGCGTGACACAGACTATGTTTCTGAGATCCGTAACAGCTACCCACACGGAGTTGATTTAGTCTTAGATGGTCTACACGAGTCTAATTTCCATCGGGATTTTAATCTGCTGAGTCCCATGGGCAAATATGTTCTCTTCGGAAATCGAACAACTAACGGCGGACTCTTCGACACCGCAAAATCT tGGTTGGGGCAGGAAAAAGTAACGCCATTGAAACTCTACGAGGAGAACAAGAGTGTCTGTGGCTTCAACCTGCGTAATCTGTTGTACTTCCAGAAGGATCGCCGCTACATCCGCGAAACATTCGACAAAGTCTGTCAAATGTGGCAAGACGGGGAAATTCAAGCCGTTTTCGATTGCATCCTTCAATTTGATGAC TTTAATGAAGCACTGCAGCACGTACAAGAGCATGGACAAGTTGGCAAAGTAATTCTTGATCCAAGAATTTCGAAAGAAGATTCGCTTAACGAGCGTGACTACTACTTGTTGGCAAAGAAGAACGTAAAACACCGACGGAGACAGGAAAAATCTTTGGTGAAGAAATTAGAGGATGAGATGgcgaaacgagaaaaaacatCATGGgaggatgaagaagacgaagaagatgaagaagacgaagaagacgatgaagacgacgatgaagaagaagaagcggaagagGAGAAGGAACCATCGGCAACGCTGCGATATG ATGATCCTGAAAATATTACCTTGCCAACTagcaagaaagaagaggagaattTAGAGCGCAAGATTTCGCCTGATTTGCATGAAGGAAATGAACACAAGCACGTGCACGGATTTTTGGGAAAACTGCGCGAGGTGTTCTCTCCCAATGTTTAG